From Draconibacterium halophilum, one genomic window encodes:
- the leuS gene encoding leucine--tRNA ligase: protein MEYKFAEIEPKWQKYWDKNKTFKTNDDYSKPKYYILDMFPYPSGAGLHVGHPEGYTATDILSRYKRMKGFNVLHPMGYDAFGLPAEQYAMQTGTHPAITTQKNCDNFRRQIKAIGLSYDWDREINTTDPKYFKWTQWIFKKLYDTYFDEDQQKGRPISELVIPEEVQAQGEEAVKEYIGEKRLAYYDNAQVWWCDSCKTVCANEEVLTDGAHEKCGNTVIRKNLKQWLLRIPHYGERLLSGLENLDWPEGVKDMQRNWIGKSTGAEVDFAIDGLNKNLRVYTTRPDTLFGATYMVIAPEHELVNEIVTDDKKETVDAYIKASALKSDLDRTDLAKEKTGVFTGRYAVNPVNKQLIPIWVADYVLMGYGTGAIMAVPAHDTRDFEFAKEFDIAINCILDPKDAENRDEILAGDACWTEDGAYINSSSDETGLDINGLNKTAGIAQVVEWLEGKGIGKATVNFKLRDWLFSRQRYWGEPFPVIHWEDGEVTLVDDENLPLELPQLEEYTPSASGESPLAKAEDWLTVTDKNGRKGRRETNTMPQWAGSCWYYLRYIDPNNEDSIFDVKKENYWMPVDLYVGGAEHAVLHLLYSRFWHKVLFDLGVVSTDEPFQKLFNQGMILAFAYETVTGAKVASDLVEEKDGKYFHTETGEELKQIVAKMSKSLKNVVNPDDVIEHYGADSLRLYEMFMGPLDERKPWAENGVKGVFNFLARAYRFFADMDKIIDGDEDNEVAKLLHQTIQKVEHDIENMKFNTGISALMVFNNLAIKKGKVTKQTAKTFATILAPYAPHMAEELWSLYGNTETLAYEAWPEVDQSLLTEDSHEYPVSFNGKMRFKIELPLDMPKNEIEKTVLADERAAKWMEGKTVRKFIFVPKKIINVAVG from the coding sequence ATGGAATATAAATTCGCAGAAATAGAGCCGAAATGGCAAAAGTACTGGGATAAAAACAAAACGTTTAAAACCAACGACGATTACTCGAAACCAAAATATTACATCCTCGATATGTTTCCTTATCCATCGGGAGCAGGGCTGCATGTTGGTCACCCCGAGGGTTATACGGCAACCGATATTTTAAGTCGTTACAAACGTATGAAGGGATTTAACGTATTGCACCCAATGGGGTACGATGCTTTTGGTTTGCCTGCCGAGCAGTATGCCATGCAAACGGGAACGCATCCGGCAATTACCACTCAGAAAAACTGCGATAATTTCCGTCGACAGATTAAAGCGATTGGTTTAAGCTACGATTGGGATCGTGAAATAAACACCACAGATCCAAAATATTTTAAGTGGACACAGTGGATCTTCAAAAAATTATACGACACTTATTTTGATGAGGATCAACAAAAAGGACGACCAATTTCAGAATTGGTTATTCCTGAGGAAGTACAGGCCCAAGGAGAAGAGGCTGTAAAAGAGTACATCGGCGAAAAGCGCCTGGCATACTACGACAACGCCCAGGTTTGGTGGTGCGATTCGTGTAAAACAGTTTGTGCCAACGAGGAGGTGCTAACGGATGGGGCACACGAAAAATGTGGCAACACCGTTATCCGCAAAAACCTGAAGCAATGGTTGCTTCGTATTCCGCACTATGGCGAGCGATTGTTGAGCGGTCTTGAAAACCTGGATTGGCCGGAAGGTGTAAAAGATATGCAGCGCAACTGGATTGGTAAATCAACAGGTGCTGAGGTGGATTTTGCTATCGATGGATTGAATAAAAATCTACGTGTTTACACGACCCGCCCCGATACTTTGTTTGGTGCAACGTACATGGTAATTGCTCCGGAACACGAGTTGGTTAACGAAATTGTTACCGATGATAAAAAGGAAACAGTTGATGCTTATATAAAGGCATCGGCTTTAAAATCAGATTTGGATCGTACTGATCTGGCGAAAGAAAAGACCGGAGTATTTACTGGCCGTTACGCAGTGAATCCTGTGAATAAACAGTTGATTCCGATCTGGGTGGCCGATTATGTATTGATGGGCTACGGAACCGGAGCGATTATGGCTGTTCCGGCACACGATACCCGCGATTTTGAATTCGCCAAAGAATTTGATATTGCTATCAATTGCATTCTTGATCCAAAAGATGCAGAGAACCGCGATGAGATTTTAGCCGGCGATGCCTGCTGGACGGAAGATGGTGCTTACATCAACTCGTCGAGCGATGAAACAGGTTTGGATATAAATGGCCTGAATAAAACTGCCGGTATTGCTCAAGTGGTTGAGTGGCTGGAAGGAAAAGGAATTGGAAAAGCAACAGTGAATTTTAAGCTGCGCGACTGGTTATTTAGCCGCCAGCGCTACTGGGGCGAGCCTTTCCCTGTAATTCACTGGGAAGATGGTGAAGTGACCTTGGTAGATGATGAGAACCTTCCGTTGGAATTACCCCAACTGGAAGAATACACCCCAAGTGCCAGCGGAGAATCGCCATTGGCAAAGGCCGAAGACTGGTTAACGGTTACCGACAAAAACGGACGAAAGGGACGACGTGAAACCAACACCATGCCGCAGTGGGCAGGTTCGTGTTGGTACTATTTGCGCTACATTGATCCGAATAACGAGGACAGTATTTTCGATGTAAAAAAAGAAAACTACTGGATGCCGGTTGATTTGTATGTGGGAGGAGCAGAACATGCTGTTCTTCACCTTTTATATTCGCGTTTTTGGCACAAAGTATTATTCGATTTAGGAGTGGTATCTACCGACGAGCCTTTCCAGAAACTGTTTAACCAGGGAATGATCCTGGCTTTTGCCTACGAAACGGTTACAGGCGCAAAAGTAGCTTCTGATTTGGTGGAAGAAAAAGACGGCAAATATTTCCACACGGAAACCGGAGAAGAGCTAAAGCAGATTGTGGCAAAAATGTCGAAATCGTTGAAGAATGTGGTGAACCCGGATGACGTAATTGAACATTACGGTGCCGACTCGTTACGCTTATACGAAATGTTTATGGGACCGCTTGATGAACGTAAACCATGGGCGGAAAACGGTGTAAAGGGAGTGTTTAACTTCCTGGCACGTGCCTACCGTTTCTTTGCAGATATGGATAAGATTATTGACGGCGATGAGGATAATGAGGTGGCAAAATTGTTGCATCAAACCATACAAAAAGTTGAGCACGATATTGAGAACATGAAATTCAATACCGGAATATCTGCGTTGATGGTGTTCAATAACCTGGCGATTAAAAAAGGAAAAGTCACCAAACAAACGGCTAAAACATTTGCTACAATTCTGGCACCTTATGCGCCGCACATGGCCGAGGAATTGTGGTCGCTTTACGGAAATACAGAAACATTGGCCTATGAAGCGTGGCCTGAAGTTGACCAAAGTTTATTGACCGAAGATTCGCACGAATACCCGGTATCGTTTAACGGAAAAATGCGCTTTAAAATTGAGCTGCCACTGGATATGCCAAAAAATGAAATTGAAAAGACAGTGCTTGCCGACGAGCGCGCTGCCAAATGGATGGAAGGTAAAACCGTTCGCAAATTCATTTTTGTACCGAAAAAGATTATTAATGTAGCTGTAGGATAG
- the gdhA gene encoding NADP-specific glutamate dehydrogenase has product MNTKNSKLFVDDFMNYVRAKDPGQPEFHQAVHEVVESLADFLLDNPRYRHTQILERMVEAERIIQFRVPWMDDRGKIHINRGYRVEMNSAIGPYKGGLRFHPTVNQSILKFLAFEQVLKNSLTSLPMGGGKGGSDFDPKNKSDNEVMRFCQSFMTELSRHIGPYSDVPAGDIGVGGREIGFLFGQYKRIRNEFTGVLTGKGVEWGGSLIRPEATGYGAVYFAKEMMKTRGESFKGKVVAVSGSGNVAQFATEKVIELGGKVVTLSDSSGSIYDPEGIDRDKLNYVMELKNVHRGRIKEYADKYAVQYMEKQRPWIVKCDVALPCATENELNLEEAKMLIGNGCFVVAEGANMPSTEEAVHYFLEKQILYGPGKAANAGGVAVSGLEMTQNSMRIAWSREEVDTKLHSIMCNIHEMCMKYGKEKSEFTNYVKGANIAGFVKVANSMMAQGLV; this is encoded by the coding sequence ATGAACACTAAAAACAGTAAGTTATTTGTCGATGATTTTATGAACTACGTACGGGCAAAAGATCCGGGGCAACCTGAATTTCATCAGGCAGTACACGAAGTTGTTGAATCGTTGGCCGATTTTTTGCTTGATAATCCGAGGTATCGTCATACTCAAATTCTTGAACGAATGGTTGAAGCTGAACGTATCATCCAATTCCGGGTTCCCTGGATGGATGATCGCGGCAAAATTCATATTAACCGCGGCTACCGTGTTGAAATGAACAGCGCTATTGGCCCGTACAAAGGAGGCTTGCGTTTTCACCCAACGGTTAACCAGAGCATTCTTAAATTTTTGGCTTTTGAACAGGTATTAAAAAATAGCTTAACCTCGTTGCCTATGGGTGGCGGAAAAGGAGGTTCTGATTTTGATCCAAAAAACAAATCAGACAACGAAGTAATGCGTTTCTGCCAAAGTTTTATGACTGAATTGTCGCGGCATATTGGCCCGTATAGCGATGTGCCTGCCGGCGATATTGGCGTTGGTGGCCGTGAAATCGGTTTTCTTTTCGGGCAGTACAAACGAATTAGAAACGAATTTACCGGCGTGCTAACCGGTAAGGGTGTTGAATGGGGAGGATCGCTTATCCGACCGGAAGCAACCGGTTATGGTGCCGTGTATTTTGCTAAAGAAATGATGAAAACACGCGGTGAAAGTTTTAAAGGAAAAGTGGTTGCTGTTTCCGGATCGGGAAATGTAGCACAATTTGCTACCGAAAAAGTAATTGAGCTGGGTGGAAAAGTTGTTACACTATCCGATTCAAGTGGCTCTATATATGATCCTGAAGGAATTGATCGCGATAAACTGAATTATGTGATGGAGCTAAAAAATGTGCATCGCGGACGGATAAAAGAATACGCCGATAAATACGCTGTGCAATACATGGAAAAACAACGTCCGTGGATTGTAAAATGCGATGTGGCTTTGCCTTGTGCTACTGAAAACGAACTGAACCTTGAAGAGGCTAAAATGCTTATCGGCAACGGTTGTTTTGTTGTGGCAGAAGGAGCTAATATGCCAAGTACCGAAGAAGCTGTTCATTATTTCCTTGAAAAACAAATTCTTTACGGGCCGGGGAAAGCAGCCAACGCCGGTGGTGTTGCGGTATCGGGTCTGGAAATGACACAAAACAGTATGCGCATAGCCTGGAGCCGCGAGGAAGTGGATACCAAACTGCACTCCATTATGTGTAATATTCACGAAATGTGCATGAAATATGGTAAAGAAAAATCAGAATTTACCAACTATGTAAAAGGTGCCAACATTGCTGGCTTTGTAAAAGTTGCGAATTCAATGATGGCGCAGGGGCTGGTATAA
- a CDS encoding TonB-dependent receptor, with product MKKFKLTFFILLFSISTVFGQAYVQVVNAKTGTPVEHAMLISDNFLTQTDEEGRAKLDGFQPDEKILFKHSSFITYVSTRKKIEEQGKTVLMVESPVRLDEVVVSVNRWKQSKTEIPHTIKSIQPEEIMHYNPQTTADMLGTESGVFIQKSQMGGGSPMIRGFAANRVLIMVDGIRMNNAIYRSGNLQNVISVDAQSLQNTEIIFGPGSVIYGSDALGGVMSFNTLSPKLSTADNYEAFGKAYARYSSVNFEKTGHFSYNFGGKKWASVISTTFTDFDDMKMGNSGPEEYLRPQYVVDAPYSGADQILQNSNDRKQLYTGYHQFNLMGKLRFRPNENIDIELGAHHSQTGDIPRYDRLIQYKGDKLKYAEWYYGPQEWTLLSGRMQLKKNMLLFDKANLLLAYQDYTESRHDRKLNNDILRNRTENVNIYSVNFDFGKNIDERSELFYGLEGYFNKVGSNGYSEDLISGEQEKIAPRYPDDSNYSSLAAYYSFKYSISPKIIFQMGSRFTYTHLEGKFDTDFYQFPFDGFDMKNSAFNGNLGIVWHPTTDWQINIHGSTGFRSPNIDDVAKVFDSEPGTVVVPNPDLKPEYARNLELSIIRSHQNRIKVEWTGFYTWLKDAMVRRTFDGLGQDSILYDGEMSRVEALVNAESATIYGTTANVEYLFNNQWRTRHDITITKGEDSEGMPIRHVPPTFGSSHIIFEGPKLYLDLYVNYSGKFDFDELSPDEQDKPHLYIPDDNGNPYSPSWWTANIKSNYHLNSNLTISGGIENIFNKRYRPYSSGLVSPGMNFVISALLKI from the coding sequence GTGAAGAAATTCAAACTAACTTTTTTTATACTTCTTTTTTCCATTTCCACTGTTTTTGGGCAGGCGTATGTTCAGGTAGTAAATGCCAAAACCGGCACGCCTGTTGAGCATGCAATGCTTATCTCAGATAATTTTTTAACGCAAACGGATGAAGAAGGCAGGGCAAAACTCGACGGTTTTCAACCCGATGAGAAAATTCTCTTCAAGCATTCATCGTTTATAACTTATGTAAGCACCCGGAAGAAAATTGAGGAACAAGGCAAAACTGTGCTGATGGTTGAAAGCCCGGTTCGTCTTGACGAAGTGGTTGTTTCGGTTAACCGCTGGAAACAGTCGAAAACCGAAATTCCGCATACCATAAAATCCATACAACCGGAAGAGATTATGCACTACAATCCTCAAACTACTGCCGATATGCTGGGCACTGAAAGTGGTGTTTTTATCCAGAAAAGTCAGATGGGAGGCGGAAGTCCGATGATTCGAGGTTTTGCCGCTAACCGTGTGTTGATTATGGTTGACGGCATACGAATGAACAACGCGATTTACCGCAGCGGAAACCTGCAAAATGTAATTTCTGTTGATGCACAAAGTTTGCAAAACACCGAGATTATTTTTGGCCCGGGTTCGGTAATTTACGGCAGCGATGCGCTGGGTGGCGTAATGAGTTTTAACACCCTTTCGCCCAAACTATCGACAGCTGATAATTATGAAGCGTTCGGAAAAGCATACGCACGGTATTCCAGTGTAAATTTTGAGAAAACCGGACATTTCTCGTATAATTTCGGCGGAAAAAAATGGGCTTCTGTAATCAGCACCACTTTTACCGATTTTGACGATATGAAAATGGGAAATTCCGGCCCTGAGGAATATTTGCGCCCCCAGTATGTTGTAGATGCTCCCTATTCCGGAGCGGATCAAATCCTGCAAAACAGTAATGATCGCAAACAGCTTTATACGGGCTATCATCAATTCAACCTGATGGGAAAATTGCGTTTTCGGCCAAATGAAAATATTGATATTGAACTGGGGGCACACCACTCGCAAACCGGAGACATTCCGCGTTACGACAGGCTAATTCAATACAAAGGCGATAAATTGAAATACGCCGAATGGTATTATGGTCCGCAGGAATGGACACTGTTATCGGGGCGTATGCAACTGAAAAAAAATATGTTGCTGTTTGATAAAGCCAATTTGTTGCTGGCTTACCAGGATTACACCGAAAGTCGCCACGACCGGAAACTGAATAACGACATCTTGCGCAACCGTACAGAAAATGTAAATATCTATTCTGTAAACTTTGACTTTGGCAAAAACATAGATGAAAGAAGTGAGTTGTTTTATGGTTTGGAGGGTTATTTCAATAAGGTGGGTTCGAACGGGTATTCTGAAGATCTGATTTCCGGTGAGCAGGAAAAAATTGCTCCGCGTTATCCCGATGATTCCAACTATTCGAGCCTGGCAGCTTATTATTCGTTCAAATATTCCATCAGTCCGAAAATCATTTTTCAAATGGGCTCGCGGTTTACTTACACCCATTTGGAAGGAAAATTTGACACGGATTTTTACCAATTCCCTTTTGATGGTTTTGATATGAAGAACTCGGCTTTTAACGGTAACCTTGGCATAGTTTGGCATCCAACCACCGACTGGCAGATTAATATTCATGGCTCCACCGGTTTCCGTTCGCCCAATATTGATGATGTAGCCAAAGTATTCGATTCAGAACCCGGAACAGTTGTGGTTCCCAATCCCGACCTAAAACCTGAATACGCCCGCAACCTGGAGTTAAGCATAATTCGTTCGCACCAGAATAGAATTAAAGTTGAATGGACCGGTTTTTACACCTGGTTAAAAGATGCGATGGTAAGAAGAACCTTTGATGGATTGGGGCAGGACTCTATTTTATACGATGGTGAAATGAGCCGTGTGGAAGCACTTGTTAATGCCGAGTCGGCAACAATTTACGGAACAACTGCGAATGTAGAATACCTTTTTAACAACCAGTGGCGCACCCGGCACGACATAACCATTACCAAAGGAGAAGATTCCGAAGGCATGCCTATTCGTCATGTGCCGCCAACATTTGGTTCGTCGCATATTATTTTTGAGGGGCCAAAATTGTACCTCGATCTGTACGTAAACTACAGTGGCAAATTTGATTTTGATGAGCTGTCGCCCGATGAACAAGACAAGCCGCATTTATATATTCCCGACGATAATGGAAATCCTTATTCCCCATCGTGGTGGACGGCCAATATAAAATCCAACTATCACCTTAATTCCAATCTTACAATCAGTGGTGGTATTGAAAACATTTTCAACAAACGCTACCGCCCTTATTCGTCGGGCCTGGTTTCTCCGGGAATGAACTTCGTTATTTCAGCGTTATTAAAAATTTAA
- a CDS encoding DNA-3-methyladenine glycosylase family protein, with the protein MDKIKNESHFKELCNWCSGIEPKLEAVIREYDYPPLWYRKPDFATLILTILEQQVSLASAKAAYIKLVEKIKAVTPENLLKLSDEELRACSFSRQKIKYSRILAAEIASGNLNLDELKILDEPAIREKLIQLKGIGNWTVDMYVLMSLHFSDIFPPGDLATIKAVYELELVPAEATKDDIISYMKRFSPNRSVASYILWHYYIQKRQLILE; encoded by the coding sequence ATGGATAAGATAAAGAACGAAAGCCACTTTAAAGAACTTTGCAACTGGTGTTCAGGCATCGAACCAAAACTGGAGGCCGTAATCCGGGAATACGATTACCCGCCTCTCTGGTACCGCAAACCGGATTTTGCTACACTTATACTTACAATTCTTGAGCAACAGGTTTCATTGGCTTCCGCAAAAGCGGCATACATTAAACTAGTAGAAAAGATAAAAGCTGTCACGCCTGAAAACCTTTTGAAACTCTCGGACGAAGAATTACGGGCCTGTTCATTTAGCCGTCAGAAAATAAAATACAGCCGGATTTTAGCCGCCGAAATAGCAAGCGGGAACCTCAATCTTGATGAATTAAAAATACTTGACGAACCAGCCATTCGTGAAAAACTGATACAACTTAAAGGCATCGGCAACTGGACCGTCGATATGTATGTGCTGATGAGCCTTCATTTTTCCGATATTTTCCCTCCGGGCGATCTGGCAACTATAAAAGCTGTTTATGAATTAGAACTTGTCCCAGCCGAAGCTACCAAAGATGATATTATAAGTTACATGAAACGTTTCTCCCCAAACCGCTCCGTGGCAAGCTATATTTTGTGGCATTACTACATTCAAAAACGCCAGCTTATTCTCGAATAA
- a CDS encoding TonB-dependent receptor: protein MKTYLSIILLLIIVSTSFGQTKRRDKVKRKYRNTEAVSRELPTVYVRGSVYDSDYNLLPGAHVSVDGTYKGVNTNEDGEYFITNLVPGRARIRVSFIGFETRTVDIILQEGRNEKNVMLPTDDIHLEPILVSAQKREQQLLDVPTAISSVSDQLMDEANITDLSTLGDFVPGMYVREQGANRPTFSIRGLSSDEVSPSAQPRVSVYFNNVPINRANSASLELYDMDRVEVLKGPQNTLFGRGAQAGAVHYVSKMPDNDFYGSVTAGWGDYGTQEYRGMVNVPLIDNKLMLRAAGIYNKRDGYIENTFDGDLMGKETLAGRFSARFKPAWNHRFDVVLNYQKDDTPGVAFMPDSLPNTNGDIGIFSGVASHEQGENLGTAKEIFDATLNYRLYMTEHTYWTSITSYRTTDASSRWDGDGTASAAIDMAEYAGASQFYQELRGNFSQNSRLNGSLGGSFWMEKADQTYWFSPNEQHLASLMFLPQPTPVMPNGQPMIIPALPPIPEYGMEDPTPLPADHQEENYSEANNMAAEGFIDINYQVSRKIFISAGVRAVYDRYKLKGESSFVSGSSSGLGILTGNYPNVFFLPYDSKEIKKNTLSYTWRGGLKYRFNEYGNVFANYSRGRRPAVLQFTSTGEEEVLEPEILDNYELGFKGAFYDRVFVDVTGFYQLYKDFQTRAWVANNETGEYNLLFKDGGQATAYGAEASLRVAIIEQLDLFANYAWLKTEFDSTDVDGSEQLYAGNVFSLAPEHSFAVGLNARVNITPNIKLFVTPSYSYKSHIYFEDANTPGLEQDGYGLLNINGGLELADPNIRLTIWANNVLDEQFITSAGNTGSLFGVPTFVPGPPRMIGAKLTWYFTKEERRRR, encoded by the coding sequence ATGAAGACTTACCTAAGTATAATTCTCCTTCTAATTATCGTTTCAACCTCGTTTGGGCAAACCAAACGACGCGATAAAGTGAAACGCAAATACCGCAATACAGAAGCCGTTTCGCGCGAATTGCCAACCGTTTATGTACGTGGCTCGGTATACGACAGCGATTACAACCTGCTGCCCGGTGCACATGTTTCAGTTGACGGAACATACAAAGGTGTTAATACCAACGAAGACGGTGAATATTTTATCACCAACCTGGTTCCGGGAAGAGCGCGTATTCGGGTTTCGTTTATCGGATTTGAAACCCGAACGGTAGATATTATTTTACAGGAAGGCCGAAATGAAAAGAATGTGATGCTGCCAACTGACGATATTCATTTGGAACCGATATTGGTGAGTGCCCAAAAACGCGAGCAACAATTGCTTGATGTCCCCACGGCTATCTCATCGGTGAGCGACCAGTTGATGGACGAAGCCAATATTACCGATCTCAGTACTCTCGGTGATTTTGTTCCGGGAATGTATGTGCGCGAACAGGGTGCCAACCGCCCCACTTTTTCCATTCGTGGGTTAAGCAGCGACGAGGTTAGCCCCAGCGCACAACCACGCGTTTCGGTGTATTTTAATAATGTACCAATAAACCGTGCCAATTCGGCTTCGCTCGAACTGTATGATATGGACCGTGTGGAAGTGTTGAAAGGACCACAAAACACACTTTTTGGTCGTGGTGCTCAGGCCGGAGCCGTTCATTACGTGAGTAAAATGCCGGACAATGACTTTTATGGCAGTGTTACAGCTGGTTGGGGAGATTATGGAACACAAGAATACCGCGGAATGGTTAACGTTCCGCTTATCGACAACAAGCTGATGCTTCGTGCTGCGGGTATTTATAATAAACGCGATGGCTATATTGAAAATACTTTTGATGGTGATTTAATGGGTAAAGAAACGCTTGCGGGACGCTTCTCAGCGCGTTTCAAGCCGGCCTGGAACCATCGTTTTGATGTGGTGCTAAACTACCAGAAAGACGATACTCCGGGAGTTGCTTTTATGCCCGACAGTTTGCCAAATACAAATGGAGACATTGGCATTTTTAGTGGCGTAGCCTCGCACGAACAAGGCGAAAACCTGGGAACAGCCAAAGAAATTTTTGATGCCACACTGAATTACCGCCTTTACATGACTGAACATACTTACTGGACCAGTATTACCTCGTACCGCACTACCGATGCCTCATCGCGTTGGGATGGTGATGGTACTGCCTCGGCGGCCATCGATATGGCCGAGTATGCCGGGGCGTCGCAGTTTTACCAGGAGCTACGTGGCAACTTTTCTCAAAACAGCCGCTTAAACGGTTCGCTGGGTGGTAGTTTCTGGATGGAAAAAGCCGATCAAACGTATTGGTTTTCGCCCAACGAGCAGCATTTGGCCAGCCTGATGTTTTTGCCGCAACCCACACCGGTAATGCCCAACGGACAACCAATGATAATACCTGCTTTGCCGCCCATTCCTGAATATGGCATGGAAGATCCAACACCACTTCCGGCCGATCACCAGGAAGAGAACTACAGCGAAGCCAACAATATGGCAGCGGAAGGATTTATAGATATCAACTATCAGGTTTCGCGGAAGATTTTTATTTCGGCAGGAGTTCGGGCGGTTTACGACCGCTACAAATTAAAGGGTGAATCATCGTTTGTGAGTGGCTCATCATCGGGATTGGGAATATTAACAGGCAATTATCCCAATGTTTTCTTTTTGCCGTACGATTCAAAAGAGATCAAAAAAAATACACTCTCGTATACCTGGCGCGGTGGATTAAAATACCGCTTTAACGAATACGGAAATGTTTTTGCCAACTACTCGCGCGGGCGCCGTCCGGCCGTGTTGCAGTTTACCTCAACGGGCGAGGAAGAAGTTTTGGAACCTGAAATTCTTGACAACTATGAATTGGGATTTAAAGGTGCCTTTTACGACCGCGTATTTGTTGATGTTACCGGATTCTACCAGCTGTACAAAGATTTTCAAACACGTGCGTGGGTGGCCAACAACGAAACCGGCGAATACAACCTGCTGTTTAAAGACGGCGGTCAGGCAACGGCTTACGGTGCCGAAGCCAGTTTGCGCGTAGCCATTATTGAACAACTGGATTTGTTTGCCAATTATGCTTGGTTAAAAACCGAATTCGATTCTACCGATGTGGATGGATCGGAGCAACTGTATGCGGGCAATGTTTTTAGTCTGGCTCCCGAGCACAGTTTTGCTGTTGGGCTGAATGCACGCGTAAATATTACGCCGAATATTAAGCTGTTTGTTACACCATCGTACTCGTATAAATCGCATATTTATTTTGAGGATGCCAACACTCCCGGTTTGGAACAGGACGGTTATGGTTTGCTGAACATTAACGGCGGACTTGAACTGGCCGATCCGAATATCCGATTAACGATTTGGGCCAATAATGTACTCGATGAACAATTTATTACCAGCGCCGGAAATACCGGAAGCCTGTTTGGCGTACCCACTTTTGTACCCGGGCCACCACGGATGATTGGTGCTAAATTGACATGGTACTTTACAAAGGAGGAACGACGACGAAGGTAA
- a CDS encoding type II toxin-antitoxin system PemK/MazF family toxin, producing the protein MEIKQYQIILVNLDPTIGSEIKKTRPCVVISPNEMNKYLRTVVIAPMTTSSKKYPTRVKVKHDKKMGWIVLDQIRTIDRQRIIKVFGELQDFEIQELKSVLKETYID; encoded by the coding sequence ATGGAAATAAAACAATATCAAATCATTTTAGTCAATCTCGACCCGACAATTGGGAGTGAAATTAAAAAGACCCGACCTTGTGTGGTAATTTCTCCAAATGAGATGAATAAATATTTGCGGACAGTTGTAATTGCGCCAATGACAACAAGTTCCAAAAAATATCCGACAAGGGTAAAAGTTAAGCATGACAAAAAAATGGGCTGGATTGTTTTAGACCAAATCCGGACAATTGACAGGCAACGAATAATAAAAGTTTTTGGAGAACTACAAGATTTTGAAATTCAGGAATTAAAATCAGTTTTAAAAGAAACTTATATTGACTAA
- a CDS encoding AbrB/MazE/SpoVT family DNA-binding domain-containing protein, giving the protein MEISVIKIGNSKGIRLSKTLLDRYNIKDTVDLIMDKGQIIIKPISKPRKGWEKAFEKMAKSGDDNLLIDDVFDDENLEEWK; this is encoded by the coding sequence ATGGAAATTTCAGTTATAAAAATCGGGAATTCAAAGGGTATTAGGCTGAGTAAAACCCTGCTTGACAGGTACAACATCAAAGACACTGTCGATTTAATAATGGATAAAGGACAGATTATTATAAAACCAATTTCAAAACCTCGCAAAGGATGGGAAAAAGCTTTTGAAAAAATGGCTAAAAGTGGAGATGACAATTTATTGATTGACGATGTTTTTGACGATGAAAACCTGGAAGAATGGAAATAA